One genomic region from Solwaraspora sp. WMMD792 encodes:
- a CDS encoding polyribonucleotide nucleotidyltransferase: protein MTEQHNLGTQRSTAVIDNGAFGTREVTFSAGRLARQAAGSVIAQLGDTVVLSATTASKQPREHLDFFPLTVDVEERMYAAGRIPGSFFRREGRPSEEAILTCRLTDRPLRPTFAKGLRNEVQVVATVLALDPAHPYDVIAINAASMSTKLSGLPFSGPIGATRVAHVDGAWVAFPTLDELSRATFDMVVAGRALPDGDVAIMMVEAEATPHAVGLIAGGATAPTEDVVASGLEAAKPTIRELCRAQSELAEVAAKPVADFPVFLDYGDDVYDAVVAAGRDEVAEALKIASKAEREDALDRIKDKVAGELGEQFEGREKEVGAAFRSLTKSEVRSRVLREQVRIDGRGPRDIRPLTAEVGVLPRVHGSALFERGETQILGVSTLNMLRLEQTLDTLSPEKSKRYMHNYNFPPYSTGETGRVGSPKRREIGHGALAERALVPVLPTREEFPYAIRQVSEALGSNGSTSMGSVCASTLSLLSAGVPLKAPVAGIAMGLISDEVDGQTRYVTLTDILGAEDAFGDMDFKVAGTPEFVTALQLDTKLDGIPSDVLAGALQQAREARMTILEVMRQAIEGPAAMSEHAPRVTTVKIPVDKIGMVIGPKGQTINAIQDETGADISIEDDGTIYVGATNGPAAEAAVERINAIANPTLPKVGDKFLGTVVKTAAFGAFISLLPGRDGLLHISKVGDGKRVERVEDHLNVGDKVEVQIADIDARGKIYLDKVRPEGAEAPAASDGGERPGGRDRGDRGPRDRGDRDRGDRGPSRGDGGEGGERRRRNRHS, encoded by the coding sequence CTTCGGCACCCGCGAGGTCACCTTCTCCGCCGGACGGCTGGCCCGCCAGGCCGCCGGCTCGGTGATCGCCCAGCTGGGCGACACCGTGGTGCTCTCCGCGACCACCGCCAGCAAGCAGCCGCGTGAGCACCTCGACTTCTTCCCGCTCACCGTCGACGTCGAGGAGCGGATGTACGCCGCCGGGCGGATCCCCGGCTCGTTCTTCCGCCGCGAGGGCCGGCCCAGCGAGGAGGCGATCCTCACCTGCCGGCTGACCGACCGGCCGCTGCGCCCGACGTTCGCCAAGGGCCTGCGCAACGAGGTCCAGGTGGTGGCCACCGTGCTGGCGCTGGACCCGGCCCACCCGTACGACGTGATCGCGATCAACGCGGCGTCGATGTCCACCAAGCTGTCCGGCCTGCCGTTCTCCGGCCCGATCGGGGCGACCCGCGTCGCCCACGTCGACGGCGCGTGGGTGGCCTTCCCGACCCTGGACGAGCTGTCCCGGGCCACCTTCGACATGGTGGTCGCCGGCCGGGCCCTGCCGGACGGCGACGTGGCGATCATGATGGTCGAGGCCGAGGCCACTCCGCACGCGGTCGGGCTGATCGCCGGTGGCGCCACCGCCCCCACCGAGGACGTGGTGGCCAGCGGGCTGGAGGCGGCCAAGCCGACCATCCGCGAGCTGTGCCGGGCGCAGAGCGAGCTGGCCGAGGTGGCGGCGAAGCCGGTCGCCGACTTCCCGGTCTTCCTCGACTACGGTGACGACGTCTACGACGCGGTCGTGGCCGCCGGCCGCGACGAGGTCGCCGAGGCGTTGAAGATCGCCTCCAAGGCGGAGCGTGAGGACGCGCTGGACCGGATCAAGGACAAGGTCGCCGGCGAGCTCGGCGAGCAGTTCGAGGGCCGGGAGAAGGAGGTCGGCGCGGCCTTCCGGTCGCTGACCAAGTCCGAGGTCCGGTCCCGGGTGCTGCGCGAGCAGGTACGCATCGACGGCCGTGGCCCGCGGGACATCCGCCCGCTCACCGCCGAGGTCGGGGTGCTGCCCCGGGTGCACGGCTCGGCGCTGTTCGAGCGCGGCGAGACGCAGATCCTCGGGGTCAGCACACTCAACATGCTCCGGCTCGAGCAGACCCTGGACACCCTCTCCCCGGAGAAGTCCAAGCGCTACATGCACAACTACAACTTCCCGCCGTACTCCACCGGCGAGACCGGCCGGGTCGGTTCGCCGAAGCGGCGGGAGATCGGCCACGGCGCGCTCGCCGAGCGGGCCCTGGTGCCGGTGCTGCCGACGCGTGAGGAGTTCCCGTACGCGATCCGTCAGGTGTCCGAGGCGCTCGGCTCCAACGGTTCGACGAGCATGGGCTCGGTCTGCGCTTCCACGCTGTCGCTGCTGTCGGCCGGGGTGCCGCTGAAGGCCCCGGTGGCCGGGATCGCGATGGGCCTGATCTCCGACGAGGTCGACGGGCAGACCCGGTACGTCACGCTGACCGACATCCTCGGCGCCGAGGACGCGTTCGGCGACATGGACTTCAAGGTGGCCGGCACTCCCGAGTTCGTCACCGCGCTGCAGCTGGACACCAAGCTCGACGGCATCCCGTCGGACGTGCTCGCCGGTGCCCTGCAGCAGGCCCGTGAGGCCCGGATGACCATCCTGGAGGTCATGCGCCAGGCGATCGAGGGCCCGGCCGCGATGAGCGAGCACGCTCCCCGGGTGACCACGGTGAAGATCCCGGTCGACAAGATCGGTATGGTGATCGGCCCGAAGGGCCAGACCATCAACGCGATCCAGGACGAGACCGGCGCGGACATCTCGATCGAGGACGACGGCACCATCTACGTCGGCGCCACCAACGGGCCGGCCGCCGAGGCCGCAGTCGAGCGGATCAACGCGATCGCCAACCCGACGCTGCCGAAGGTCGGCGACAAGTTCCTCGGCACGGTCGTCAAGACCGCCGCGTTCGGCGCGTTCATCTCGCTGCTGCCCGGCCGCGACGGCCTGCTGCACATCTCCAAGGTGGGCGACGGCAAGCGGGTCGAGCGGGTCGAGGACCACCTCAACGTCGGCGACAAGGTCGAGGTGCAGATCGCCGACATCGACGCCCGGGGCAAGATCTACCTGGACAAGGTCCGCCCGGAAGGCGCGGAGGCGCCGGCCGCGTCCGACGGCGGCGAGCGTCCCGGTGGCCGCGACCGTGGCGACCGGGGGCCGCGCGATCGCGGTGACCGCGACCGTGGCGACCGGGGCCCCAGCCGGGGTGACGGTGGCGAGGGCGGCGAGCGCCGCCGACGTAACCGGCACAGCTGA
- a CDS encoding pitrilysin family protein, which produces MARTEPVTGRGLSRPVTRTLTADPLGGTVRRTVLPNGLRVITEAIPAMRSVSFGVWVGVGSRDETPARSGASHFLEHLLFKGTKRRTAWEISSQIEAVGGETNAFTTKEYTCYYARVLDEDLPLAVDVVCDLVANSVIDPADVETERGVILEEIAMHDDEPDDEVHDLLAEAVFGPHPLGRLISGTEATISALTRRQIHDFYRRRYTPGAMVIAAAGNLDHRAVVRQVRAALRGSPLDAERPGAPAPLRPATPAVRTRRPRTVLRRKETEQAHLVLGGPGISRGDDRRFALGVLNNVLGGGMSSRLFQEVRERRGLAYSVYSYASQYADGGTFAVYAGCAPSRVDEVLELVRAELAAVVEHGLSSDELARGKGMSRGGYVLGLEDTGSRMGRLAKGELLYGEQLTVDQLLARVAAVTAEQVGAVAAELLTRPMSLAVIGPVESATLAGAQPSPVG; this is translated from the coding sequence ATGGCCCGGACCGAACCGGTCACCGGCCGGGGCCTGTCCCGGCCGGTGACCCGGACACTCACCGCCGACCCGTTGGGCGGCACGGTACGCCGTACCGTGCTGCCCAACGGGCTGCGGGTGATCACCGAGGCGATTCCGGCGATGCGCAGCGTCTCCTTCGGCGTGTGGGTCGGGGTCGGCTCGCGCGACGAGACCCCGGCCCGATCCGGTGCCTCGCACTTCCTGGAACACCTGCTGTTCAAGGGGACGAAGCGACGTACCGCGTGGGAGATCTCATCGCAGATCGAGGCCGTGGGCGGCGAGACCAACGCCTTCACCACCAAGGAGTACACCTGCTACTACGCCCGGGTGCTCGACGAGGACCTGCCGCTGGCCGTCGACGTCGTCTGTGACCTGGTGGCCAACTCGGTGATCGACCCGGCCGACGTGGAGACCGAACGTGGCGTGATCCTCGAAGAGATCGCCATGCACGACGACGAGCCCGACGACGAGGTCCACGACCTGCTCGCCGAGGCCGTCTTCGGCCCGCACCCGCTCGGCCGGCTGATCTCCGGCACCGAGGCGACGATCTCGGCGTTGACCCGCCGGCAGATCCACGACTTCTACCGGCGCCGATACACGCCGGGGGCGATGGTGATCGCCGCCGCCGGCAACCTCGACCACCGGGCGGTGGTCCGCCAGGTACGGGCGGCGCTGCGGGGCAGCCCGTTGGACGCCGAACGGCCCGGTGCGCCGGCACCGCTGCGCCCGGCCACCCCGGCGGTGCGCACCCGTCGGCCCCGCACGGTGCTGCGCCGTAAGGAGACCGAGCAGGCCCATCTGGTGCTCGGCGGCCCGGGTATCAGTCGCGGCGACGACCGTCGGTTCGCGCTCGGGGTGCTGAACAACGTCCTCGGCGGTGGCATGTCCAGCCGGCTGTTCCAGGAGGTGCGGGAACGCCGAGGGCTGGCGTACTCGGTCTACTCGTACGCCAGCCAGTACGCCGACGGCGGGACGTTCGCCGTCTACGCCGGTTGTGCGCCGAGCCGGGTCGACGAGGTGCTGGAGCTGGTCCGGGCGGAGCTGGCGGCGGTCGTCGAGCACGGGCTGAGCTCCGACGAGCTGGCCCGGGGCAAGGGCATGAGCCGGGGCGGGTACGTGCTGGGCCTGGAGGACACCGGGTCGCGGATGGGTCGGCTGGCCAAGGGGGAGCTGCTCTACGGCGAGCAGTTGACCGTGGACCAGCTGCTCGCACGGGTGGCGGCGGTGACCGCCGAACAGGTCGGCGCGGTCGCCGCCGAGCTGCTCACCCGGCCGATGTCCCTGGCGGTGATCGGCCCGGTGGAGTCCGCGACGTTGGCCGGCGCGCAGCCCTCGCCGGTGGGGTAG
- the dapB gene encoding 4-hydroxy-tetrahydrodipicolinate reductase, with translation MAAPSSDGLVRVGVLGARGRMGVQVCRAVEGADGLALVAAIDEGDRLSDASDAAAEVVVDFTNPDAVLDNLRWCIDQGINVVVGTSGFTDQRLDLVRSWLSDKPEIGVVIAPNFGIGAVLMMQFAAKAARYFESVEIIEQHHPAKVDAPSGTAGHTARVIAAARAAAGSAAMPDATTAEVPGARGADIDGIRVHSVRAAGLVAHQEVLFGTAGETLTIRHDSYDRASFMPGVLLAVRAVTRRPGLTVGLDSLLD, from the coding sequence GTGGCCGCCCCGTCGTCCGACGGGCTGGTCCGGGTCGGCGTGCTCGGAGCCCGCGGCCGGATGGGCGTGCAGGTCTGCCGGGCGGTCGAGGGGGCCGACGGACTCGCCCTCGTCGCCGCGATCGACGAGGGAGACCGGCTGTCCGACGCCTCGGACGCCGCCGCCGAGGTGGTCGTCGACTTCACCAACCCCGACGCGGTGCTGGACAACCTGCGCTGGTGCATCGACCAGGGGATCAACGTGGTCGTCGGGACCAGCGGGTTCACCGACCAGCGCCTCGACCTGGTCCGCTCCTGGCTGTCCGACAAGCCCGAGATCGGCGTGGTGATCGCCCCCAACTTCGGCATCGGCGCGGTGCTGATGATGCAGTTCGCGGCGAAGGCGGCACGGTACTTCGAGTCCGTCGAGATCATCGAGCAGCACCACCCGGCCAAGGTGGACGCGCCCAGCGGCACGGCCGGGCACACGGCGCGGGTGATCGCGGCGGCCCGGGCCGCCGCCGGGTCGGCCGCGATGCCGGACGCCACCACCGCCGAGGTGCCGGGCGCGCGGGGCGCGGACATCGACGGGATCCGGGTGCATTCGGTACGGGCGGCCGGCCTGGTCGCGCACCAGGAGGTGCTGTTCGGCACGGCGGGGGAGACCCTGACGATCCGGCACGACTCCTACGACCGGGCGTCGTTCATGCCCGGAGTGCTGCTGGCGGTACGGGCCGTGACGCGCCGCCCCGGGCTGACCGTCGGGCTGGACAGCCTGCTCGACTGA
- a CDS encoding GNAT family N-acetyltransferase, translating to MALGYVRPARPGDAGEIARIQLTTWRVAYRRLLPRQVLDEVDEDWLAQRWDAAINDPPSQRHRVLVAVEQAEQSYLVGFTASGPADEQALAPEEPAEALGDRVAAVTDLLVEPRWGRRGHGSRLLAAAVDLWRTDGFDTALAWAYERDPATRKFLGSAGWEPDGATRALDVADMLVPQLRLHVAVPPAAEEQ from the coding sequence ATGGCGCTCGGATATGTCCGTCCTGCCCGACCGGGCGACGCTGGTGAGATCGCCCGCATCCAGTTGACCACCTGGCGGGTCGCCTACCGGCGGCTGCTGCCCCGGCAGGTGCTCGACGAGGTGGACGAGGACTGGCTGGCGCAGCGGTGGGACGCCGCGATCAACGATCCGCCGTCGCAGCGGCACCGGGTGCTGGTCGCCGTCGAGCAGGCCGAGCAATCCTATCTGGTGGGCTTCACCGCGTCCGGCCCGGCCGACGAGCAGGCCCTGGCCCCCGAGGAACCGGCCGAGGCGCTCGGTGACCGGGTCGCCGCCGTCACCGACCTGCTGGTCGAGCCGCGCTGGGGTCGGCGGGGACACGGTAGCCGGCTGCTCGCCGCCGCCGTGGACCTGTGGCGCACCGACGGCTTCGACACCGCGCTCGCCTGGGCGTACGAACGGGACCCGGCGACCCGCAAGTTCCTCGGCTCGGCCGGCTGGGAGCCGGACGGGGCGACGCGGGCGTTGGACGTGGCCGACATGCTGGTGCCGCAGCTACGGCTGCACGTGGCGGTCCCACCGGCCGCCGAGGAGCAGTGA
- a CDS encoding glycosyltransferase 87 family protein — translation MPQRAAGGTGRRVAIVAVLAVVVAGFLAVAAERHGFFDLKVYYGAMHHWLRDGGQLYDHMKPFSQYGFTYPPFAALVMSPMAVLPWHLAIVVSVTLAVVTSALVLWWLVDPISRREGWTRWFAFAVAGCLVAAYEPMRETVNFGQVNTLLLVLVAADLLWLVAAGSPVPARWRRFAGVGVGLATAIKLTPGIFIVYLLVTRRWRAAVTAAGTATVATLVAAAVAPDASREFWTQALWNTDRVGALDFVSNQSLRGVVARIDPLHPSTVAWLVLVLVTLIWWAWRCRRAVAAGDEATGLALTGVVGCLVSPVTWVHHLVWLLPALILLVDNGLAAARGSRRRRALLGFAVVGYLLLISRLVWIWRESDAANVAGFVGSNAYVWVSLGLLLFLPVRQLDRSARWPAPAAGRPITSR, via the coding sequence ATGCCGCAGCGGGCCGCCGGGGGCACCGGTCGGCGGGTGGCGATCGTCGCGGTGCTGGCGGTCGTCGTCGCCGGCTTCCTCGCCGTCGCCGCCGAACGGCACGGCTTCTTCGACCTCAAGGTCTACTACGGGGCGATGCACCACTGGCTGCGCGACGGCGGCCAGCTCTACGACCACATGAAGCCGTTCAGCCAGTACGGGTTCACCTACCCGCCGTTCGCCGCGCTGGTGATGTCGCCGATGGCGGTCCTGCCGTGGCATCTGGCGATCGTGGTGAGCGTGACGCTCGCCGTGGTGACCAGCGCGCTGGTGCTGTGGTGGCTGGTCGACCCGATCTCCCGCCGCGAGGGCTGGACCCGCTGGTTCGCCTTCGCGGTCGCCGGCTGCCTGGTGGCCGCGTACGAGCCGATGCGTGAGACGGTGAACTTCGGCCAGGTCAACACGCTGCTGCTGGTGCTGGTCGCGGCCGACCTGCTGTGGCTGGTCGCGGCCGGGTCGCCGGTGCCGGCGCGCTGGCGCCGGTTCGCCGGGGTCGGGGTCGGCCTGGCGACGGCGATCAAGCTGACCCCGGGCATTTTCATCGTCTACCTGCTGGTCACCCGGCGGTGGCGGGCGGCGGTCACTGCCGCCGGTACGGCGACCGTGGCGACGCTGGTCGCGGCGGCGGTCGCCCCGGACGCGTCCCGGGAGTTCTGGACGCAGGCGCTGTGGAACACCGACCGGGTAGGTGCGTTGGACTTCGTCTCCAACCAGTCGTTGCGCGGAGTCGTCGCCCGGATCGATCCGCTGCATCCGAGTACCGTCGCCTGGCTGGTGCTGGTGCTGGTCACGTTGATCTGGTGGGCGTGGCGGTGCCGCCGCGCGGTCGCCGCCGGCGACGAGGCGACCGGGCTGGCGTTGACCGGCGTGGTCGGCTGCCTGGTCAGCCCGGTCACCTGGGTGCACCACCTGGTGTGGTTGCTGCCGGCGCTGATCCTGCTGGTGGACAACGGGCTGGCCGCAGCGCGGGGCAGTCGGCGGCGGCGGGCGTTGCTCGGCTTCGCCGTGGTCGGCTATCTGCTGCTGATCAGCCGGCTGGTGTGGATCTGGCGCGAATCCGACGCCGCGAACGTGGCCGGCTTCGTCGGCAGCAACGCGTACGTGTGGGTGAGCCTGGGGCTCCTGCTGTTCCTGCCGGTGCGCCAGCTGGACCGGTCCGCCCGCTGGCCGGCGCCGGCCGCCGGTCGACCGATCACATCGAGGTGA
- a CDS encoding GNAT family N-acetyltransferase, protein MTATAGPAGTVRVRRAGVDDVPRLARVLVDAFVDTPDARWLIPGTARRRDVYQRLCPGLLAQAMTDGTVHTTIDRAAAALWLPYPIAHTTTDRQTARLRRISGRHADRFLQLAALLHTHAPRQPHTYLAYLGVAPHRQRNGIGGALLRHRHRICDTAGIASYLVATSPAARDLYLRHGYRPTTRHPLALPDNGPPLWPMWRQPQPTSPTTGTAAR, encoded by the coding sequence GTGACCGCGACCGCCGGCCCCGCCGGCACGGTGCGGGTGCGGCGGGCCGGGGTGGACGACGTACCGCGCCTGGCCCGGGTGCTGGTCGACGCGTTCGTAGACACCCCCGACGCCCGCTGGCTGATCCCCGGCACGGCACGGCGGCGGGACGTCTACCAGCGGCTCTGCCCCGGCCTGCTGGCCCAGGCGATGACCGACGGCACCGTCCACACGACGATCGACCGGGCCGCAGCGGCGCTGTGGCTGCCGTACCCGATCGCCCACACCACCACCGACCGGCAGACCGCCCGGCTACGACGCATCAGCGGCCGCCACGCCGACCGGTTCCTCCAACTCGCCGCCCTGCTCCACACCCACGCGCCGCGCCAACCACACACCTACCTGGCGTACCTCGGGGTGGCACCGCACCGGCAGCGCAATGGCATCGGCGGTGCGCTACTACGTCACCGACACCGGATCTGCGATACCGCCGGCATCGCCAGCTACCTCGTCGCCACCAGCCCCGCCGCCCGCGACCTCTACCTACGCCACGGCTACCGACCCACCACCCGACACCCGCTGGCGTTACCCGACAACGGCCCGCCGCTGTGGCCGATGTGGCGGCAGCCGCAGCCGACCAGCCCAACCACCGGCACCGCCGCACGATGA
- a CDS encoding GPP34 family phosphoprotein, producing MTVYRTCTRDWSTPSPAAAPAVLAEPAVPLPSTGWLADELFLIAHDDVTGALRVPARTIRRGLAAAMLADLALVGAVTVAATGMVVTGTAAPGAVDPWGRTVLRWIDTDPPHPPAAWIDRLAGHAYRTVADRLTIAGVVRPRTVRRWWWRRDTAYPPVDTNAAAWPWARLTMRVRRRTRLSAHDSTLTRLCLATGLDGHILGVDTLTARRQLRQLLTPVPPGIDELVRHLAAADGQSRHSQHDRRSRHDRQGRR from the coding sequence GTGACCGTCTACCGCACCTGCACCCGCGACTGGTCAACGCCATCACCCGCAGCGGCACCGGCGGTGCTGGCGGAGCCGGCCGTACCGCTGCCGTCGACCGGGTGGCTCGCCGACGAACTGTTCCTCATCGCCCACGACGACGTCACCGGCGCGCTACGCGTGCCGGCCCGGACCATTCGGCGTGGGCTGGCCGCCGCGATGCTCGCCGACCTGGCCCTCGTCGGCGCGGTCACGGTCGCCGCGACCGGCATGGTCGTCACCGGCACGGCCGCGCCAGGTGCCGTTGACCCGTGGGGGCGTACGGTGCTGCGCTGGATCGACACCGACCCACCGCACCCGCCGGCCGCCTGGATCGACCGGCTCGCCGGGCACGCGTACCGCACGGTCGCCGACCGGCTCACCATCGCCGGGGTGGTCCGGCCGCGTACGGTCCGCCGCTGGTGGTGGCGTCGGGACACCGCATACCCGCCGGTGGACACGAACGCCGCCGCCTGGCCATGGGCGCGGCTGACGATGCGGGTACGCCGCCGCACCCGCCTCAGCGCGCACGACAGCACGCTGACCCGACTCTGCCTGGCGACCGGACTCGACGGCCACATCCTCGGCGTGGACACCCTCACCGCCCGTCGGCAGCTGCGGCAGCTGCTCACCCCCGTACCGCCGGGGATCGACGAGCTGGTGCGGCATCTTGCCGCCGCCGACGGACAGAGCCGGCACAGCCAGCACGACCGGCGGAGCCGGCACGACCGACAGGGCCGGCGGTGA
- a CDS encoding GNAT family N-acetyltransferase, whose translation MRNSHTALPAGFALLERSVQHPDAALLLRSFYQEQVGRYGFAEPVTLDPAAFAAPNGIFLVAYGPGGPVGCGGCRWYERDTGTVEIKKTFLLPEARGLGIGKALLTCLEDQAARWGARRAVLETGVRNTDALTFFAERGYQPIDAYVAGRDPAINRAFMKCLPPVSEPAVERVTSR comes from the coding sequence GTGAGGAACAGTCACACCGCGCTCCCTGCCGGGTTTGCTCTGCTCGAACGCAGCGTGCAACACCCGGACGCGGCGCTCCTGCTGCGCAGCTTCTACCAGGAGCAGGTTGGCCGGTACGGCTTCGCTGAGCCGGTGACTCTTGACCCGGCGGCGTTCGCTGCTCCGAACGGCATCTTCCTCGTCGCCTACGGGCCGGGCGGCCCGGTCGGCTGTGGTGGTTGCCGCTGGTACGAGCGGGACACCGGCACGGTCGAGATCAAAAAGACGTTCCTCCTTCCCGAGGCACGCGGCCTCGGGATCGGAAAAGCGCTGTTGACCTGCCTCGAAGATCAGGCGGCCAGGTGGGGTGCGCGGCGAGCAGTCCTCGAAACCGGCGTACGCAACACCGACGCGCTTACGTTTTTCGCCGAGCGCGGTTATCAGCCAATTGATGCGTACGTTGCTGGCCGCGATCCGGCGATCAACAGGGCCTTTATGAAGTGTTTGCCTCCGGTCTCCGAGCCGGCAGTCGAGCGAGTCACCTCCCGATAG
- a CDS encoding GNAT family N-acetyltransferase: protein MPEVRQETPEDADAIAGVHVRAWQAGYAGLIPADVLDRLNVAAWAQRRRDVGTADPEQPFRTLVATEGEQIVGFSTFGPYRIDQDRDQLDPTYGEIVSMYVDPVHWGTGVGRLLLTASIAGLTGQGWRTMRLWVLDGNQRARRFYQAAGLRPDGERSVYQVPRSPGQTPVGLDEVRYLARIAGDRILTLAG from the coding sequence ATGCCAGAAGTCAGGCAGGAGACCCCGGAGGACGCCGACGCGATCGCCGGGGTCCACGTGCGCGCGTGGCAGGCCGGCTACGCGGGCCTGATCCCCGCCGACGTGCTCGACCGGCTCAATGTCGCCGCCTGGGCGCAGCGCCGCCGCGACGTCGGCACCGCCGACCCGGAGCAGCCATTCCGCACCCTGGTCGCCACCGAAGGCGAGCAGATCGTCGGGTTCAGCACCTTCGGCCCGTACCGGATCGACCAGGACCGGGACCAGCTCGATCCGACGTACGGCGAGATCGTCAGCATGTACGTCGACCCCGTCCACTGGGGCACCGGAGTCGGTCGGCTCCTGCTCACCGCATCGATCGCCGGCCTGACCGGGCAGGGCTGGCGCACAATGCGACTGTGGGTGCTCGACGGCAACCAGCGGGCCCGGCGGTTCTACCAGGCAGCCGGGCTGCGCCCGGACGGGGAACGCAGCGTCTACCAGGTGCCCCGCTCACCCGGCCAGACCCCGGTCGGGCTCGACGAGGTGCGCTACCTGGCCCGGATCGCCGGCGACCGGATCCTCACCCTGGCCGGCTGA
- a CDS encoding DUF2855 family protein, which translates to MAPSWTLAVARDDLTRTVLVDRPAPDPADGEAVLRVDRVGVTANNVTYAVLGDALRYWRFFPPEPHGLGPDHGLVPLWGFAEVVASRVTGVIAGQRLYGYLPPARHLVVRPGRLDPTGFRDVSEHRSELPSPYNAYRLTTGDEAYRADEEDLLILYRPLFFTSFMLADRLVDNDCHGASTVVLSSASSKTAYAAAFELRGRGPRLVGLTSPGNVAFTESLGCYDQVLPYNGVAALDRIPTVYLDLSGVPATRAALHAHLGDRLVRDVAVGLTNQTPNADAAGEVFFAPAQMRKRTVDWGRDGLDRRFADAWRRFATSVTGWVDIRVGHGPDALRSAWLEVLAGRTPPRVGQVVQL; encoded by the coding sequence ATGGCTCCCAGCTGGACATTGGCGGTCGCGCGCGACGACCTCACCCGAACCGTCCTGGTCGACAGGCCGGCACCCGACCCCGCCGACGGCGAAGCGGTGCTACGAGTCGACCGGGTCGGGGTGACCGCGAACAACGTGACGTACGCGGTACTCGGCGACGCCCTGCGATACTGGCGGTTCTTCCCACCCGAGCCGCACGGGCTGGGGCCGGACCACGGGCTCGTTCCGCTCTGGGGATTCGCCGAGGTGGTCGCGTCGAGGGTCACCGGGGTGATCGCCGGCCAGCGGCTCTACGGCTACCTGCCGCCCGCCCGCCACCTGGTCGTGCGTCCCGGCCGGCTGGACCCGACCGGGTTCCGCGACGTCAGCGAACACCGAAGCGAACTCCCGTCGCCCTACAACGCGTACCGGCTGACCACAGGCGACGAAGCGTACCGCGCCGACGAGGAGGATCTGCTGATCCTCTACCGGCCGCTCTTCTTCACCTCGTTCATGCTCGCCGACCGTCTCGTCGACAACGACTGCCACGGCGCCTCGACCGTGGTGCTCTCCTCCGCCTCCAGCAAGACCGCGTACGCCGCCGCGTTCGAGTTGCGAGGCCGCGGCCCGCGACTGGTCGGCCTCACCTCACCCGGAAACGTCGCCTTCACCGAGTCACTCGGCTGCTACGACCAGGTGCTGCCGTACAACGGCGTGGCCGCGCTCGACCGGATCCCGACCGTCTATCTCGACCTGTCCGGCGTACCGGCGACCCGCGCCGCCCTGCACGCGCACCTCGGCGACCGGCTGGTCCGGGACGTGGCGGTGGGTCTGACCAACCAGACCCCGAACGCCGATGCCGCCGGCGAGGTCTTCTTCGCCCCGGCCCAGATGCGCAAACGCACCGTCGACTGGGGTCGCGACGGCCTCGACCGGCGCTTCGCCGACGCCTGGCGGCGGTTCGCCACCAGCGTCACCGGATGGGTCGACATCAGGGTCGGCCACGGGCCGGATGCCCTGCGCAGCGCCTGGCTGGAGGTCCTAGCCGGTCGCACCCCGCCCCGGGTGGGCCAGGTGGTCCAGCTCTAG